One genomic window of Streptomonospora nanhaiensis includes the following:
- a CDS encoding response regulator transcription factor produces the protein MSVAGRVLVVDDDPRIRKALEVNLRARGYAADLAATGDQALRIAARRHPDVVVLDLGLPGMDGLEVVQGLRGWSTVPIVVLSGRDTEAAKVRALDLGADDYVTKPFAVDELFARLRAVMRRAVMPEGGGVVATPDFTIDFTAKEATRGGEPVRLTPRQWSIVEVLVRNTDRLVTHEQLLREVWGPAYVKETNYLRVYMTQIRRRLEPVPSRPRYFTTEPGMGFRFRLPPEAARDGA, from the coding sequence ATGAGCGTGGCCGGGCGGGTGCTGGTCGTCGACGACGACCCGCGCATCCGCAAGGCGCTGGAGGTCAACCTGCGCGCCCGGGGGTATGCCGCCGACCTCGCGGCGACCGGCGACCAGGCGCTGCGGATCGCGGCGCGGCGCCACCCCGACGTGGTCGTGCTCGACCTGGGCCTGCCGGGCATGGACGGCCTGGAGGTCGTGCAGGGGCTGCGCGGGTGGAGCACGGTGCCCATCGTGGTGCTCTCGGGCCGCGACACCGAGGCGGCGAAGGTGCGCGCCCTGGACCTGGGCGCCGACGACTACGTCACCAAGCCCTTCGCCGTGGACGAACTGTTCGCGCGGCTGCGGGCGGTCATGCGCCGCGCGGTCATGCCCGAGGGCGGCGGGGTGGTGGCCACCCCGGACTTCACGATCGACTTCACCGCGAAGGAGGCGACGCGCGGCGGCGAACCCGTGCGGCTGACCCCGCGCCAGTGGAGCATCGTGGAGGTGCTGGTCCGCAACACCGACCGGCTGGTGACCCACGAACAGCTGCTGCGCGAGGTGTGGGGGCCGGCCTACGTCAAGGAGACCAACTACCTGCGGGTCTACATGACCCAGATCCGGCGGCGCCTGGAGCCGGTGCCCTCGCGGCCGCGCTACTTCACCACCGAGCCGGGCATGGGCTTCCGGTTCCGGCTGCCGCCGGAGGCCGCACGGGACGGGGCCTGA
- a CDS encoding MBL fold metallo-hydrolase: protein MSALDRRRFLRTAGAGTALASLLGAGAAGTAAAAADTAPAPAPRARRHSTTARLRWLGTSGWRLEAAGATLLVDPYLSRYPTGLFTGKFDPTTGLKVRKDVVDRHMGDPSLILVTHSHWDHFNDVPYIAKSTGARVVGTSTTAHLAQAMKVDTAQLSAVKGGEVFDFPEFVVEVVPSLHSRNGNYSMAFPGSVSAPPATEPATIADLPEGDTLCFQVRVKGGPSIFFMGASDFAERSVAGLTPDVAMIALPSSSATHDYVPRLIRALGKPPTVVPVHWDDFEVPLKNPPVDATGEAMGPEEFAAKVEEVAPGTKVVIPEYLTPYTFG from the coding sequence ATGTCCGCACTGGACCGCCGACGCTTCCTGCGCACCGCCGGGGCCGGGACCGCCCTGGCCTCGCTGCTGGGCGCCGGGGCCGCCGGAACCGCCGCGGCCGCCGCCGACACCGCGCCCGCGCCCGCGCCGCGCGCCCGCCGGCACAGCACCACCGCCCGGCTGCGCTGGCTGGGCACCTCGGGCTGGCGCCTGGAGGCAGCGGGCGCCACCCTGCTGGTCGACCCCTACCTGTCCCGCTACCCCACCGGCCTGTTCACCGGGAAGTTCGACCCCACGACGGGGCTCAAGGTGCGCAAGGACGTGGTCGACCGGCACATGGGCGACCCGTCGCTGATCCTGGTCACCCACTCCCACTGGGACCACTTCAACGACGTGCCCTACATCGCCAAGAGCACCGGCGCGCGGGTGGTGGGCACCTCCACCACGGCGCACCTGGCCCAGGCCATGAAGGTCGACACCGCCCAGCTCAGCGCGGTCAAGGGCGGCGAGGTCTTCGACTTCCCCGAGTTCGTGGTGGAGGTCGTGCCCTCTCTGCACAGCCGCAACGGCAACTACTCCATGGCGTTTCCCGGCTCGGTCTCCGCGCCGCCCGCGACCGAACCGGCCACGATCGCCGACCTGCCCGAGGGCGACACCCTGTGCTTCCAGGTGCGGGTCAAGGGCGGCCCCTCGATCTTCTTCATGGGCGCCAGCGACTTCGCCGAGCGCAGCGTCGCGGGCCTGACACCCGACGTCGCGATGATCGCGCTGCCCTCCAGTTCGGCCACCCACGACTACGTCCCCCGGCTGATCCGCGCGCTGGGCAAGCCGCCCACCGTCGTGCCGGTGCACTGGGACGACTTCGAGGTGCCGCTGAAGAACCCGCCGGTGGACGCCACCGGCGAGGCCATGGGCCCCGAGGAGTTCGCGGCCAAGGTCGAGGAGGTCGCGCCGGGCACCAAGGTCGTCATCCCGGAGTACCTGACCCCCTACACCTTCGGCTAG
- a CDS encoding serine hydrolase, whose translation MSIQERLAAVFAETGVTAKLHARDLDGGGEIAWHADDQVVIASIFKVLLVLEFARQAHAGQLDPAERVVVGAADRLGGWGTAGYADDVEMSLRDLAYSAIQVSDNTAADVLLRRVGLDTVRLLAAELGLERTRIIGGPRQVLEMMLADVGARDYREFARVFPTLPEERMRRLRVFDPDRTTSSTARDITRLLELVWRDAAGPAPACAAVRGFLAQQIFWTRIASGFPPAVRVSAKTGTLPGLHMEAGVAEYPDGGRYAVAVFAATPTVKSDARRLDVDLAIGRAARTAVEELRSVSGRAPAA comes from the coding sequence GTGTCGATCCAGGAGCGGTTGGCGGCGGTGTTCGCCGAGACCGGAGTCACCGCGAAGCTGCACGCCCGCGACCTCGACGGCGGCGGCGAGATCGCCTGGCACGCCGACGACCAGGTGGTGATCGCCTCCATCTTCAAGGTGCTGCTGGTGCTGGAGTTCGCCCGCCAGGCCCACGCCGGGCAGCTCGACCCCGCCGAGCGGGTGGTGGTGGGCGCCGCCGACCGGCTGGGCGGGTGGGGCACCGCCGGCTACGCCGATGACGTCGAGATGTCGCTGCGCGACCTCGCCTACTCCGCGATCCAGGTCAGCGACAACACCGCCGCCGACGTGCTGCTGCGCCGGGTGGGCCTGGACACCGTGCGGCTGCTGGCGGCCGAACTGGGCCTGGAGCGCACCCGGATCATCGGCGGCCCGCGGCAGGTGCTGGAGATGATGCTGGCCGACGTTGGCGCGCGCGACTACCGCGAGTTCGCCCGGGTCTTCCCCACGCTGCCCGAGGAGCGCATGCGCCGCCTGCGGGTGTTCGACCCCGACCGCACGACCTCCAGCACCGCGCGCGACATCACGCGGCTGCTGGAGCTGGTCTGGCGCGACGCGGCGGGCCCCGCACCGGCGTGCGCGGCGGTGCGCGGCTTCCTGGCCCAGCAGATCTTCTGGACCCGCATCGCCTCGGGGTTCCCCCCGGCGGTGCGGGTGTCGGCCAAGACCGGCACGCTGCCCGGCCTGCACATGGAGGCCGGGGTCGCCGAGTACCCCGACGGCGGCCGGTACGCGGTCGCGGTGTTCGCCGCCACCCCCACCGTCAAGTCCGACGCCCGCCGCCTGGACGTGGACCTGGCCATCGGCCGGGCCGCGCGCACGGCGGTGGAGGAGCTGCGCTCGGTGTCCGGCCGCGCGCCCGCGGCGTGA
- the kdpC gene encoding K(+)-transporting ATPase subunit C: MRRALRQLPSALGMLLVFTVLTGLLYPLAVTGAAQALAGDRADGSLVVRDGQVVGSRLLSQPFTDPGYFHPRPSAVDHDAAHSGASQLGPTDPGLLADIDARAVAYREENGLAPDARVPVDAVTASGSGLDPHISVANARLQAPRVARERGLAESEVLRLVEEHTQGRWAGVLGEDGVNVLELNLALDEEAA, from the coding sequence ATGCGCCGCGCACTGCGCCAACTGCCCTCGGCCCTGGGCATGCTGCTGGTGTTCACCGTGCTGACCGGGCTGCTCTACCCGCTGGCGGTCACCGGCGCCGCCCAGGCGCTGGCCGGCGACCGGGCCGACGGCTCCCTGGTGGTGCGCGACGGCCAGGTGGTGGGGTCCCGGCTGCTCTCGCAGCCGTTCACCGACCCCGGCTACTTCCACCCCCGCCCCTCGGCGGTCGACCACGACGCCGCCCACAGCGGCGCCAGCCAGCTCGGCCCCACCGACCCCGGCCTGCTCGCCGACATCGACGCCCGGGCCGTGGCCTACCGTGAGGAGAACGGGCTGGCCCCGGACGCGCGGGTGCCGGTGGACGCCGTCACGGCCTCCGGCTCCGGGCTGGACCCGCACATCTCGGTCGCCAACGCGCGGCTGCAGGCGCCGCGGGTGGCGCGGGAGCGCGGCCTGGCCGAGTCCGAGGTCCTGCGCCTGGTCGAGGAGCACACCCAGGGCCGCTGGGCGGGCGTCCTCGGCGAGGACGGGGTCAACGTGCTGGAGCTGAACCTCGCCCTGGACGAGGAGGCCGCCTGA
- a CDS encoding zinc-binding dehydrogenase, translated as MRAVVVEEYGGPEVLRVREVPEPRPGSGEVVVAVVVAPIDFVQTQLRRGVTPGPPLPAVPYTPGSGVAGRVLAVGEGVSADLVGTRVLGRTPGVGGANAERAVAAAASLIPIPDGVSFADAAALQSDGSTAIGLVEGAGVRPGEYVLVEAAAGGLGSLLVQLSRAAGARVVGAARGEAKLAAVRKLGAEAVVDYSLPGWTEEARAATGGAGFDLVFDGVGGEIGRAALGLVARGGRLSVHGASSGAATEVAPEEAAERGVTVLPLSQLFGFGAGAHEWTRRALEEAAAGRLTPLIGATLPLEQAAEAHAAMEARAVVGKTLLIVDEAAAPA; from the coding sequence ATGCGTGCTGTGGTCGTGGAGGAGTACGGCGGGCCCGAGGTGCTGCGGGTGCGCGAGGTGCCCGAACCCCGGCCCGGGTCCGGCGAGGTGGTCGTGGCCGTGGTGGTCGCGCCGATCGATTTCGTGCAGACGCAGCTGCGGCGCGGGGTCACGCCCGGCCCGCCGCTGCCCGCGGTGCCCTACACCCCCGGCAGCGGGGTGGCCGGGCGGGTGCTGGCGGTTGGGGAGGGGGTGTCCGCCGACCTGGTGGGCACCCGCGTGTTGGGCCGCACCCCCGGGGTGGGCGGTGCCAACGCCGAGCGCGCCGTGGCCGCGGCGGCGTCGCTGATCCCCATCCCCGACGGCGTGTCGTTCGCCGATGCCGCCGCCCTGCAGAGCGACGGCAGCACGGCGATCGGCCTGGTCGAGGGCGCGGGCGTCCGTCCGGGCGAGTACGTGCTGGTGGAGGCCGCGGCGGGCGGGCTGGGCAGCCTGCTGGTGCAGCTGTCCCGCGCGGCCGGCGCGCGGGTGGTCGGCGCGGCGCGCGGCGAGGCCAAGCTGGCGGCCGTGCGCAAGCTGGGCGCGGAGGCGGTGGTCGACTACTCGCTGCCGGGCTGGACGGAGGAGGCCCGCGCGGCCACGGGCGGAGCGGGGTTCGACCTGGTCTTCGACGGGGTCGGCGGAGAGATCGGCCGCGCGGCGCTCGGCCTGGTCGCGCGGGGCGGCCGCTTGTCCGTGCACGGCGCCTCCAGCGGAGCCGCCACCGAGGTCGCGCCGGAGGAGGCCGCCGAACGGGGCGTGACGGTCCTGCCGCTGTCGCAGCTCTTCGGCTTCGGCGCCGGCGCCCACGAGTGGACCCGGCGGGCCCTGGAGGAGGCCGCGGCCGGGCGGCTGACCCCGCTGATCGGCGCCACCCTCCCCCTGGAACAAGCGGCCGAGGCCCACGCCGCGATGGAGGCCCGAGCGGTGGTCGGCAAGACCCTGCTGATCGTCGACGAGGCTGCCGCGCCCGCCTAG
- the kdpB gene encoding potassium-transporting ATPase subunit KdpB: MLPEPAVLRQALLGSVTRLDPRVQARNPVLFVVLVGSALCTVLFLRDLGSATAAENVFNGLVALFLWFTVLFANFAEALAEGRGRAQAASLRRVRADTAARRRLPDGTTEEVPATALAVGDVCVVAAGEVIPGDGDVVEGVASVDESAVTGESAPVIRESGGDRSAVTGGTRVLSDRIAVRITAPPGATFLDRMIALVEGAERRKTPNEVALNILLAGLTAVFLLAVVTLQPYAVYSGARQEVLVLVALLVCLIPTTIGALLSAIGIAGMDRLVRRNVLTMSGRAVEASGDVDTLLLDKTGTITLGNRHAAALVAMPGVDEGDLARAAHRSSLADETPEGRSIVEFTRGAAAPAGAGAEEDLEPVPFTARTRMSGVDGARTRIRKGAVDAVAAWVRECGGTVPGDLADAAARIGAEGGTPLAVAEAAAPGAGGARDGAAARVLGVVHLKDVVKPGMRERFDRMRAMGIRTVMVTGDNPLTARAIAEEAGVDGFLAEATPEDKLALIREHQRGGGLVAMTGDGTNDAPALAQADVGVAMNTGTQAAKEAGNMVDLDSDPTKLIEVVEIGKQLLITRGALTTFSIANDVAKYFAVIPAMFAGVLPPLDALNVMDLASPRSAILAAVVFNALVIVALIPLALRGVRFRPLSAAAMLRRNLLLYGVGGLIAPFAGIKLIDMIVTALGVS, translated from the coding sequence CTGCTGCCCGAGCCGGCGGTCCTGCGCCAGGCCCTGCTCGGCAGCGTCACCAGGCTCGACCCGCGCGTGCAGGCCCGCAACCCGGTCCTGTTCGTCGTCCTGGTCGGCAGCGCCCTGTGCACCGTGCTGTTCCTGCGCGACCTGGGCTCGGCCACGGCCGCCGAGAACGTCTTCAACGGCCTGGTCGCGCTGTTCCTCTGGTTCACCGTGCTCTTCGCCAACTTCGCCGAGGCGCTGGCCGAGGGCCGGGGCAGGGCGCAGGCCGCGAGCCTGCGCCGGGTCCGCGCCGACACCGCGGCCCGGCGCCGCCTGCCCGACGGCACCACCGAGGAGGTCCCCGCCACGGCACTGGCCGTGGGCGACGTGTGCGTCGTGGCCGCCGGCGAGGTGATCCCCGGCGACGGCGACGTCGTGGAGGGCGTGGCCAGCGTGGACGAGTCGGCGGTCACCGGGGAGTCCGCGCCGGTCATCCGGGAGTCCGGCGGCGACCGCTCGGCGGTGACCGGCGGCACCCGCGTGCTCTCCGACCGGATCGCGGTGCGGATCACCGCGCCGCCCGGCGCCACCTTCCTGGACCGGATGATCGCGCTGGTGGAGGGCGCCGAGCGCCGCAAGACGCCCAACGAGGTCGCGCTGAACATCCTGCTGGCCGGGCTGACGGCGGTGTTCCTGCTGGCCGTGGTCACCCTCCAGCCGTACGCCGTCTACTCCGGCGCCCGCCAGGAGGTGCTGGTCCTGGTGGCGCTGCTGGTCTGCCTGATCCCCACCACCATCGGCGCGCTGCTGTCGGCCATCGGCATCGCCGGCATGGACCGGCTGGTGCGGCGCAACGTGCTGACGATGTCGGGCCGCGCCGTCGAGGCGTCCGGCGACGTCGACACCCTGCTGCTGGACAAGACCGGCACCATCACCCTGGGCAACCGGCACGCCGCCGCCCTGGTCGCCATGCCCGGCGTGGACGAGGGCGACCTGGCCCGCGCCGCCCACCGCTCCAGCCTGGCCGACGAGACGCCCGAGGGCCGCTCCATCGTGGAGTTCACCCGCGGCGCCGCCGCACCGGCCGGCGCCGGCGCCGAGGAGGACCTGGAGCCGGTCCCCTTCACCGCCCGGACGCGGATGAGCGGGGTGGACGGCGCGCGGACGCGCATCCGCAAGGGCGCGGTGGACGCCGTGGCGGCGTGGGTGCGCGAGTGCGGCGGCACCGTGCCCGGCGACCTCGCCGACGCGGCCGCGCGGATCGGCGCCGAAGGCGGCACCCCGCTGGCGGTGGCCGAGGCCGCCGCGCCGGGGGCCGGCGGCGCGCGGGACGGCGCTGCGGCCCGGGTCCTGGGGGTCGTCCACCTCAAGGACGTGGTCAAGCCGGGCATGCGCGAGCGCTTCGACCGCATGCGCGCGATGGGCATCCGCACGGTCATGGTCACCGGCGACAACCCGCTCACCGCCCGCGCCATCGCCGAGGAGGCCGGCGTGGACGGCTTCCTCGCCGAGGCCACGCCCGAGGACAAGCTCGCGCTGATCCGCGAGCACCAGCGCGGCGGCGGGCTGGTGGCCATGACCGGCGACGGCACCAACGACGCGCCCGCCCTGGCGCAGGCCGACGTCGGCGTGGCCATGAACACCGGCACGCAGGCCGCCAAGGAGGCCGGCAACATGGTCGACCTGGACTCCGACCCCACCAAGCTCATCGAGGTGGTGGAGATCGGCAAGCAGCTGCTGATCACCCGGGGCGCGCTGACCACCTTCTCCATCGCCAACGACGTCGCCAAGTACTTCGCGGTGATCCCGGCGATGTTCGCCGGGGTGCTGCCGCCGCTGGACGCGCTCAACGTCATGGACCTGGCCTCGCCGCGCTCGGCGATCCTGGCGGCCGTGGTGTTCAACGCGCTGGTCATCGTCGCGCTGATCCCGCTGGCGCTGCGCGGGGTGCGGTTCCGGCCCCTCTCGGCGGCGGCGATGCTGCGCCGCAACCTGCTGCTCTACGGCGTGGGCGGGCTGATCGCCCCCTTCGCCGGCATCAAGCTCATCGACATGATCGTCACCGCACTGGGGGTCTCCTGA
- a CDS encoding LysR family transcriptional regulator, translating to MDLSRHLRHFLAVAEEMHFGRAAEALGIAQPPLSQSIQRLERELGVALFDRSRRAIELTPAGRLLCDEARALLLREERLRTVMRKARDGELGALRAGVPADTPAPVLRALLEALAERAPGLEVDLQELTTAEQVRLLAAAQLDVGLLHHPVEAPDVHLGPTADIPLGAVLARTSPLARSAEVAPADLAGHDLVAFPRATAPGAYDHLLDACRAAGFSPARVRHAGNPEFLLGLVLADRGVALEPEALARREPRAAWRPLKGRPLVRRIGAAWPRHAPHPAAAQFARVAIGLLAPPEPPAPPIGPAERPWSVVYTPPEQGAGGAGFPF from the coding sequence GTGGACCTGTCCCGCCACCTGCGCCACTTCCTCGCCGTGGCCGAGGAGATGCACTTCGGCCGCGCCGCCGAGGCGCTGGGGATCGCCCAGCCGCCGCTCAGCCAGTCCATCCAGCGCCTGGAGCGGGAACTGGGGGTGGCGCTGTTCGACCGGTCGCGCCGCGCCATCGAGCTCACCCCCGCCGGCCGGCTGCTGTGCGACGAGGCCCGCGCGCTGCTGCTGCGCGAGGAGCGGCTGCGCACGGTGATGCGCAAGGCCCGCGACGGCGAGCTGGGCGCGCTGCGCGCCGGGGTGCCCGCCGACACCCCCGCGCCGGTGCTGCGGGCGCTGCTGGAGGCCCTGGCGGAGCGGGCGCCCGGCCTGGAGGTGGACCTCCAGGAGCTGACGACCGCCGAGCAGGTGCGGCTGCTGGCGGCGGCCCAGCTGGACGTTGGCCTGCTGCACCATCCGGTCGAGGCCCCCGACGTGCACCTGGGCCCCACCGCCGACATCCCGCTGGGCGCGGTGCTGGCGCGCACCTCGCCGCTGGCGCGGTCGGCCGAGGTCGCACCGGCCGACCTCGCCGGCCACGACCTGGTCGCCTTCCCCCGCGCCACCGCGCCGGGCGCCTACGACCACCTGCTGGACGCCTGCCGCGCCGCCGGTTTCAGCCCCGCCCGGGTGCGCCACGCGGGCAACCCGGAGTTCCTGCTCGGGCTGGTGCTGGCCGACCGCGGCGTGGCGCTGGAGCCCGAGGCGCTGGCGCGGCGCGAGCCCCGCGCCGCCTGGCGGCCGCTGAAGGGCCGCCCGCTGGTGCGCCGGATCGGCGCCGCCTGGCCGCGGCACGCGCCGCACCCGGCCGCGGCGCAGTTCGCGCGGGTGGCGATCGGCCTGCTGGCCCCGCCGGAGCCGCCCGCGCCGCCGATCGGCCCGGCCGAGCGCCCGTGGTCGGTCGTCTACACCCCGCCCGAGCAGGGGGCGGGCGGTGCGGGCTTCCCCTTCTGA
- a CDS encoding DEAD/DEAH box helicase family protein, giving the protein MTAADAPTVIGDARWPGTLRPYQRDVLERLRNRFASGEPRAWVVLPPGAGKTLVGLEAARELGARTVVLVPNTAIQGQWVAEWERFERPGGARAGTSRELTDAVNVLTYQSLAVFDPDADADAGTDSRTTTHPDSRTDTQPETETDARSDVPPGTPPVPQSPGRRLLGRLHPNGAALVEALRGAGPLTIVLDECHHLLQVWGRLLAEILAELDARAHVIGLTGTPPTTLTRTESALVTGLFGAPVHGASIPALVRDGYLAPFAELAWLAAPTAVERDYLAENGLRFSELCTDLLAPGFAEPDFRSWLHTRFVEGVDPDTGERRSWPESAAAEPDLADALLRLHHAGHVPPPEGARLHERHRTAPSVADWMALLNDYARRHLLPGPGRPAANAEAFERVRAALPAVGYQLTRRGVRTGRSPVDRVLARSAAKARATVEIAAVESAAMGDELRALVLCDHEREGARPSARLRGVLADEAGSAWECLVLLGEDVRTRPLRPMLVTGRTVATTAEVAADFIAWVRRRRPGLELAAVSGGADTVLGIGAREADLVRVEGEWGSRTWVRLATAYFTEGGCQVLVGTRGMLGEGWDAPAVNTVIDLTTATTPTAVVQGRGRALRLDPERPGKTAHTWTVVCVSPDHPQGAGDWERFVRKHEGYLAVDPEGEVMNGVAHVDPTFSPFHPPPAEAFDAVNARMLARAEDRLGTRERWRVGTPYRDEVLPTLRVSPLPGAAPEWTRSVPEDAEVRPPGAVPAQWGIAMRDADPADRPSQAPTPASAVLGALAAACVALFCLALGLITGAVVAAPAALAAVERLVVRRARLAAATRLVREAARPPGVVAFARAVADALAATGQSEAGAEGVRLHVDRDGSYRVTLTGAGPEAAERFRAALDEVLSPVTGTPRRLIARYEVAPEGHPGGERGLAAAWLRYEAPYNRVAAHAVPAVFARDHARLAAFEQAWRRWVSAGVSVSGALAAQAPALRAEPGAATPVPVATTSRLTWW; this is encoded by the coding sequence ATGACGGCGGCCGACGCGCCGACGGTGATCGGCGACGCGCGCTGGCCCGGCACCCTGCGCCCCTACCAGCGCGACGTGCTGGAGCGCCTGCGCAACCGGTTCGCCTCCGGCGAGCCGCGTGCGTGGGTGGTGCTGCCGCCCGGTGCCGGAAAGACCCTGGTCGGGCTGGAGGCCGCGCGTGAACTCGGCGCCCGCACCGTGGTGCTCGTGCCCAATACCGCCATCCAGGGCCAGTGGGTCGCCGAGTGGGAGCGCTTCGAGCGCCCCGGCGGCGCTCGTGCCGGGACCTCGCGCGAGCTGACGGACGCGGTCAACGTGCTGACCTACCAGTCCCTGGCGGTGTTCGACCCGGACGCCGACGCCGACGCGGGAACCGACTCCCGGACCACCACCCACCCCGATAGTCGGACCGACACCCAGCCCGAAACTGAGACCGATGCTCGGTCCGACGTCCCACCCGGCACCCCACCCGTCCCCCAGAGCCCTGGACGGCGCCTGCTCGGCCGGCTGCACCCCAACGGGGCCGCCCTGGTGGAGGCCCTGCGCGGTGCCGGGCCGCTGACGATCGTCCTCGACGAGTGCCACCACCTGCTCCAGGTCTGGGGGCGGCTGCTCGCCGAGATCCTGGCAGAGCTGGACGCGCGGGCGCACGTCATCGGCCTCACCGGTACCCCGCCCACCACGCTCACCCGCACCGAGTCCGCGCTGGTCACCGGCCTGTTCGGGGCGCCCGTGCACGGCGCCTCCATCCCCGCGCTGGTGCGCGACGGCTACCTCGCCCCCTTCGCCGAGCTGGCCTGGCTGGCCGCCCCCACCGCCGTGGAGCGCGACTACCTCGCCGAGAACGGCCTGCGCTTCAGCGAGCTGTGCACCGACCTGCTCGCCCCCGGGTTCGCCGAGCCCGACTTCCGCTCCTGGCTGCACACCCGCTTCGTGGAGGGCGTGGACCCCGACACCGGCGAGCGGCGGTCCTGGCCGGAGTCGGCGGCGGCCGAGCCCGACCTCGCCGACGCGCTGCTGCGCCTGCACCACGCCGGCCACGTGCCGCCGCCCGAGGGCGCGCGCCTCCATGAGCGGCACCGCACCGCCCCGAGCGTGGCCGACTGGATGGCGCTGCTCAACGACTACGCCCGCCGCCACCTCCTGCCCGGACCGGGCCGCCCCGCCGCCAACGCCGAGGCGTTCGAGCGCGTCCGCGCCGCGCTGCCCGCCGTCGGCTACCAGCTCACCCGGCGCGGCGTGCGCACCGGCCGGTCGCCGGTGGACCGGGTGCTGGCGCGCAGCGCGGCCAAGGCGCGGGCCACCGTCGAGATCGCGGCGGTGGAGTCGGCCGCCATGGGCGATGAACTGCGCGCCCTGGTGCTGTGCGACCACGAGCGCGAGGGCGCCCGCCCCTCCGCACGGCTGCGCGGCGTGCTCGCCGACGAGGCCGGCTCGGCCTGGGAGTGCCTGGTGCTGCTGGGCGAGGACGTGCGCACCCGGCCGCTGCGCCCGATGCTGGTGACCGGGCGCACCGTCGCCACGACCGCCGAGGTCGCCGCCGACTTCATCGCCTGGGTGCGCCGGCGCCGCCCCGGTCTGGAGTTGGCCGCCGTCAGCGGCGGCGCCGACACCGTCCTGGGCATCGGCGCCCGCGAGGCGGACCTGGTGCGCGTGGAGGGGGAGTGGGGGTCGCGCACCTGGGTCCGGCTGGCCACCGCCTACTTCACCGAGGGCGGCTGCCAGGTGCTCGTGGGCACGCGCGGCATGCTCGGCGAGGGCTGGGACGCGCCCGCCGTGAACACCGTGATCGACCTGACCACCGCCACCACCCCCACGGCGGTGGTGCAGGGGCGCGGGCGCGCGCTGCGGCTCGATCCCGAGCGCCCCGGCAAGACCGCCCACACCTGGACGGTGGTGTGCGTGAGCCCCGACCACCCGCAGGGCGCCGGGGACTGGGAGCGGTTCGTCCGCAAGCACGAGGGCTACCTGGCGGTGGACCCCGAGGGCGAGGTGATGAACGGCGTCGCCCACGTGGATCCGACGTTCTCGCCGTTCCACCCGCCGCCCGCCGAGGCGTTCGACGCCGTCAACGCCCGCATGCTCGCGCGCGCCGAGGACCGCCTCGGCACCCGCGAGCGCTGGCGCGTGGGCACCCCCTACCGCGACGAGGTGCTGCCGACCCTGCGGGTGTCGCCGCTGCCGGGCGCGGCGCCGGAGTGGACCCGCTCCGTGCCCGAGGACGCCGAGGTCCGGCCGCCGGGCGCCGTTCCCGCGCAGTGGGGGATCGCCATGCGCGACGCCGACCCCGCCGACCGCCCCTCGCAGGCGCCCACCCCCGCCTCGGCGGTCCTGGGCGCGCTGGCCGCCGCCTGCGTCGCGCTGTTCTGCCTGGCGCTGGGCCTGATCACCGGGGCGGTGGTGGCCGCACCGGCCGCGCTGGCGGCCGTGGAGCGGCTCGTCGTGCGCCGCGCGCGCCTGGCCGCGGCGACGCGGCTGGTGCGGGAGGCCGCCCGGCCGCCCGGCGTGGTGGCGTTCGCCCGCGCCGTGGCCGACGCGCTCGCCGCCACCGGGCAGTCCGAGGCGGGCGCCGAGGGCGTGCGGCTGCACGTCGACCGCGACGGCAGCTACCGCGTGACCCTCACCGGGGCCGGGCCCGAGGCGGCCGAGCGCTTCCGGGCGGCCCTGGACGAGGTGCTGTCGCCGGTCACCGGCACCCCGCGCCGTCTGATCGCGCGCTATGAGGTGGCGCCGGAGGGCCACCCGGGCGGCGAGCGCGGCCTGGCCGCCGCCTGGCTGCGCTACGAGGCGCCCTACAACCGGGTGGCCGCGCACGCGGTTCCGGCGGTCTTCGCCCGCGACCACGCCCGCCTGGCGGCGTTCGAGCAGGCGTGGCGGCGCTGGGTGTCGGCCGGGGTGTCGGTGTCGGGGGCCCTGGCCGCCCAAGCCCCGGCCCTGCGGGCGGAACCCGGCGCGGCGACACCCGTTCCGGTGGCCACCACCAGCCGCCTGACCTGGTGGTGA